The following are encoded together in the Blautia obeum ATCC 29174 genome:
- the hemC gene encoding hydroxymethylbilane synthase has protein sequence MIQTTAKNKVIIGSRESRLAVLQSEMVRDYIKEQHPGLDVEILTMKTTGDKILDRTLDKVGGKGLFVKELDKALLEGRTMLSVHSLKDMPMEVPEDLPLLAFSRREDPRDVLVLPEGAASLDPLKPLGCSSLRRTLQLQTIYPDMKVKSIRGNLQTRLRKLDAGEYAGLILAAAGLKRLGLEKRIHRYFSADEILPAAGQGILAVQGHKGLKYEYLSGYKDEDAWIAGTAERAFVRYLDGGCSSPVAAFGIVEGEELFLRGLYYREKDGRYFKDSIRGPKTEAARLGMCLAEQMKREHEEQENDKYTGGEPV, from the coding sequence ATGATACAGACAACAGCGAAGAATAAAGTTATTATCGGAAGCAGAGAGAGCCGTCTTGCTGTTTTACAGAGTGAGATGGTACGTGATTACATAAAAGAACAGCATCCGGGACTGGATGTTGAAATTCTTACAATGAAAACAACTGGAGACAAAATCCTTGACCGGACACTTGACAAAGTTGGCGGAAAAGGCCTTTTTGTAAAAGAACTGGACAAGGCATTGCTGGAAGGCAGAACAATGCTGTCTGTGCACAGTCTGAAAGACATGCCGATGGAAGTTCCGGAAGACCTGCCACTGCTTGCTTTTTCCAGAAGAGAGGATCCGAGAGATGTTCTGGTGCTGCCGGAGGGTGCAGCCAGCCTGGATCCTTTGAAACCTCTGGGCTGTTCCAGTCTTCGTCGCACTTTGCAGCTGCAAACAATTTATCCGGATATGAAAGTGAAAAGTATCAGGGGAAATCTTCAGACAAGACTGCGTAAGCTGGATGCAGGAGAATATGCGGGGCTGATCCTTGCGGCAGCAGGCCTGAAGCGTCTGGGCCTGGAAAAAAGAATTCATCGTTATTTTTCAGCAGATGAGATTCTTCCGGCAGCCGGACAGGGGATTCTTGCCGTACAGGGACATAAAGGCCTGAAATATGAATATCTGAGTGGATATAAGGACGAGGATGCATGGATAGCAGGCACTGCAGAAAGAGCTTTTGTCAGATATCTGGACGGAGGCTGTTCCTCACCGGTTGCTGCATTTGGTATTGTGGAAGGTGAGGAGCTGTTTCTTCGAGGACTTTATTACAGGGAAAAAGATGGCAGATATTTTAAAGACAGTATCCGAGGACCAAAGACAGAAGCGGCCCGCCTGGGTATGTGTCTGGCCGAACAAATGAAGCGTGAGCATGAAGAACAGGAGAACGACAAATATACAGGAGGAGAGCCAGTATGA
- a CDS encoding precorrin-2 dehydrogenase/sirohydrochlorin ferrochelatase family protein: MKNKRYFPMFIDLSDKKIVVVGGGNIATRRIRTLLQFTRNITAIAPKSTMELQELGKTGYVNLITRPVKRSDFDMAYMVIAATNDWKLNDEIYRVCKEEGIYVNVADDKSKCDFYFPGIYMKDEVVIGITASGLDHSRAKKVRLAIQEAMEASDDTDNSEE; the protein is encoded by the coding sequence ATGAAGAATAAACGATATTTTCCGATGTTTATTGATCTGTCCGATAAAAAGATCGTTGTAGTTGGTGGCGGAAATATTGCGACCAGGAGAATAAGGACATTGCTGCAGTTTACAAGAAATATTACGGCAATTGCACCGAAATCGACTATGGAGCTGCAGGAACTTGGCAAAACCGGTTATGTCAATCTGATTACACGTCCGGTAAAAAGGTCAGATTTTGATATGGCATATATGGTGATCGCAGCTACAAACGACTGGAAATTAAACGATGAGATATACCGCGTCTGTAAAGAAGAGGGAATTTATGTCAATGTTGCAGACGATAAGAGTAAATGCGATTTCTATTTCCCGGGTATTTATATGAAAGATGAAGTTGTGATCGGAATTACCGCCAGTGGCCTGGATCACAGCAGAGCCAAAAAAGTCCGCTTGGCAATTCAGGAAGCAATGGAGGCATCAGATGATACAGACAACAGCGAAGAATAA
- the hemA gene encoding glutamyl-tRNA reductase → MTISMIGIDHDRAPVDIRALFAFTKKNAGEAMEKLKETAGIHGCIILSTCNRLEIWASHEDDQELSLYQCLCQLKNIQDDSYESYFVSRTDREAAEHLFYLAGGLKSQILGEDQILTQIKDALNLAREHFTTDSILEVLFRMAVTAGKKIKTEAPLAHGNPSVIHQAVSHLKEQGYDMHGKICMVIGNGEMGKVAAQTLRDAGANVTVTVRQYRSGMVSIPIGCSRIHYGERMNFLPNCDIVVSATASPNFTLREELFRDITIRKPLLLLDLAVPRDIEPSLGRKENITLYDMDSFHTEKLSPEANESLVRAAAIVEEQMAEFFQWLDGRDVIPRIQEIKAEAVQDLNLRIEKILKKTPMQEEDRVQLLEAVDTAAGKVVNKMIFGLRDSLNQEAFLECVAGLEKVYEE, encoded by the coding sequence ATGACAATATCCATGATAGGCATCGATCATGACAGAGCGCCCGTAGATATCCGGGCTTTGTTTGCGTTTACAAAGAAAAATGCCGGTGAAGCAATGGAAAAACTCAAAGAGACAGCAGGAATCCATGGCTGTATCATACTTTCAACCTGCAATCGTCTTGAAATTTGGGCAAGCCACGAAGACGACCAGGAACTTTCTCTTTACCAGTGCCTTTGCCAGCTTAAAAATATACAGGATGATTCTTATGAATCTTATTTTGTTTCAAGAACAGACCGTGAGGCTGCAGAACATCTTTTTTATCTGGCAGGAGGACTGAAATCTCAGATTCTGGGTGAAGATCAGATCCTGACGCAGATTAAAGATGCACTGAACCTTGCAAGGGAACATTTTACGACAGATAGTATACTGGAAGTCCTTTTTCGCATGGCTGTTACAGCCGGAAAGAAAATCAAGACAGAAGCACCACTTGCACATGGAAATCCATCGGTTATCCATCAGGCGGTCAGTCACCTGAAAGAGCAGGGATATGATATGCATGGAAAAATCTGCATGGTGATCGGAAATGGTGAAATGGGAAAAGTTGCAGCACAGACTTTGCGGGATGCAGGGGCAAATGTAACGGTAACTGTCCGTCAGTACCGCAGTGGTATGGTGAGTATTCCGATAGGATGCAGCCGCATTCATTATGGAGAACGCATGAACTTTTTGCCAAACTGCGATATTGTAGTCAGTGCGACCGCCAGCCCGAATTTTACTTTGCGGGAAGAATTGTTCCGGGACATTACGATCCGGAAGCCACTTTTGCTTTTGGATCTTGCGGTTCCGAGAGACATTGAACCATCTCTGGGCAGAAAAGAAAATATTACGCTTTATGATATGGACAGCTTCCATACAGAAAAACTGTCACCGGAAGCCAATGAGAGTCTGGTCAGGGCAGCTGCAATCGTAGAAGAACAGATGGCTGAATTTTTTCAGTGGCTGGATGGAAGAGATGTAATTCCGAGAATTCAGGAGATTAAGGCAGAGGCTGTTCAGGATCTGAATCTCCGTATTGAAAAGATACTCAAAAAGACACCTATGCAGGAAGAAGACAGAGTGCAGCTTCTCGAGGCAGTGGATACCGCAGCGGGAAAAGTTGTCAATAAAATGATCTTTGGGCTCAGAGACAGCCTGAATCAGGAAGCTTTTCTGGAATGTGTGGCAGGATTGGAGAAAGTATATGAAGAATAA
- a CDS encoding DUF1667 domain-containing protein, which translates to METRNLTCIGCPMGCPLTVKIENGTVLSVEGNTCKRGAIYGKKEVTDPTRIVTTTVHVSGGVENMVSVKTQSDIPKDKIFDCIHALKNITVSAPVHIGDVILKDIAHTGVAIIATKNVE; encoded by the coding sequence ATGGAGACGAGAAATCTGACATGCATTGGCTGTCCAATGGGCTGCCCGCTTACAGTGAAAATAGAAAATGGAACCGTATTAAGTGTAGAAGGAAATACCTGTAAAAGAGGTGCAATATATGGAAAGAAGGAGGTAACAGATCCGACTCGTATTGTAACAACAACCGTTCACGTATCTGGTGGTGTTGAAAATATGGTATCTGTCAAAACACAGAGCGATATTCCAAAAGATAAAATTTTTGACTGTATTCATGCACTTAAAAATATTACTGTTTCTGCACCTGTGCATATCGGAGATGTGATTCTTAAAGATATTGCGCATACAGGTGTCGCCATCATCGCAACTAAAAATGTCGAGTAA
- a CDS encoding NAD(P)/FAD-dependent oxidoreductase — translation MKTYDIVIIGGGPAGLSAAVAARKNGTESILILERDKELGGILNQCIHNGFGLHTFQEELTGPEYAGRFITQVIELGIKYKLHTMVMDISADKVITAINREDGMFQIQAKAVILAMGCRERSRGALNIPGYRPAGIFSAGTAQRLVNIEGYLPGRKVVILGSGDIGLIMARRMTLEGAEVQVVAELMPYSGGLKRNIVQCLDDFGIPLKLSHTVIDIKGKERVEGITLAEVDKSGKPIPGTEEEYECDTLLLSVGLIPENEISRGMGVELNPVTSGPRVNESLETNMEGVFACGNVLHVHDLVDFVSEEAAAAGRNASMYVRRKENAGESYKDAREILLVPEAGVRYTVPSVIRIEHMAKELTVRFRVGGVYKNCYISCYLGKERIIHRKRPVVAPGEMEQIKLTKEQLLGYPYADKITLKIEEE, via the coding sequence ATGAAAACATATGATATTGTAATCATTGGTGGTGGCCCGGCAGGATTGTCGGCAGCTGTTGCAGCACGAAAGAATGGAACAGAAAGTATTTTGATTCTTGAAAGAGACAAGGAACTCGGAGGAATTCTGAATCAGTGTATTCACAATGGATTTGGTCTTCATACATTTCAGGAAGAACTGACAGGACCGGAATATGCTGGACGTTTTATCACACAGGTTATTGAATTGGGAATAAAGTATAAATTACACACTATGGTCATGGATATCAGTGCTGACAAGGTTATAACAGCGATAAACCGTGAAGATGGAATGTTTCAGATCCAGGCAAAAGCAGTGATTCTTGCAATGGGATGCAGAGAACGTTCCCGGGGAGCACTTAATATTCCGGGATACCGTCCGGCAGGCATTTTTTCGGCAGGAACTGCACAGCGTCTTGTTAACATTGAGGGATATCTTCCAGGACGCAAAGTTGTGATTCTTGGATCAGGTGATATTGGTCTGATCATGGCAAGAAGAATGACTCTGGAAGGTGCAGAAGTACAAGTTGTTGCAGAACTGATGCCATATTCCGGCGGATTGAAGCGAAATATTGTACAGTGTCTGGATGATTTTGGAATTCCGCTGAAACTTAGCCATACTGTAATCGATATAAAAGGAAAAGAAAGAGTGGAGGGTATTACTCTTGCAGAAGTAGACAAGTCAGGTAAGCCAATTCCTGGAACAGAGGAAGAATATGAATGTGATACGCTGCTTCTTTCGGTTGGTTTGATTCCGGAAAATGAAATTTCACGTGGAATGGGAGTTGAACTGAATCCGGTCACTTCAGGCCCAAGGGTAAATGAAAGCCTGGAAACAAACATGGAAGGTGTTTTTGCATGTGGAAATGTGCTTCATGTTCATGATCTGGTGGATTTTGTATCGGAAGAGGCTGCAGCTGCCGGACGGAATGCATCCATGTATGTTCGGAGAAAAGAGAATGCAGGTGAATCCTATAAAGATGCACGAGAAATACTTTTGGTGCCAGAAGCAGGAGTAAGATATACGGTTCCTTCCGTGATTCGCATAGAACATATGGCAAAAGAGCTGACAGTTCGTTTCCGCGTCGGCGGAGTATATAAAAACTGTTATATTAGCTGTTATTTAGGTAAAGAGAGAATTATCCACAGAAAACGTCCGGTAGTGGCACCTGGTGAGATGGAACAGATCAAACTGACAAAAGAACAGCTGCTGGGATATCCATATGCAGATAAAATCACACTTAAAATTGAGGAGGAATAG
- a CDS encoding NAD(P)/FAD-dependent oxidoreductase, which yields MEKYDVIIIGAGVTGTAVARELSRYQIKTCVLEREEDVCCGTSKANSAIIHAGYDAEPGTLKAKLNVRGNLLIGELAEKLDFPFKRNGSLVLCLDEKDYPNLQKLYEKGITNGVKKLRILNHDEVLEMEPNVSENVYAALYAPTGGIVCPFNMTIAFAENACVNGVEFRFDTEVLNISRISSGTENWKIETTSGTYETKCIINAAGVYADRFHNMVSEKKIHIIPRKGEYCLLDKSAGSHVSHTVFALPGKFGKGVLVTPTVHGNLLIGPTAQDIENKEGTNTTRDGLDQVLIKSSNSVRNIPTRQVITSFAGLRAHEDGDDFIIGETEKDFIDCAGIESPGLSSAPAIGEMVADILKKKYDLKEKVNFVSTRKGIADLNAMSLEERNEYIRRNPAYGNIICRCEMVSEGEIIDAIKRPVGARSLDGVKRRTRAGMGRCQAGFCSPRTMGILARELETPIGKITKCGGDSRIIEGVNKDSFQEGNK from the coding sequence ATGGAAAAATATGATGTGATCATTATTGGTGCTGGAGTTACCGGTACGGCAGTTGCAAGAGAACTGTCCCGTTATCAGATAAAAACCTGTGTACTGGAAAGAGAGGAAGATGTATGTTGTGGAACTTCCAAAGCAAACAGTGCGATCATCCATGCCGGTTACGATGCAGAACCGGGAACTTTGAAAGCAAAATTAAATGTAAGAGGAAATCTGCTGATTGGAGAACTGGCTGAAAAACTGGATTTTCCATTTAAACGGAATGGTTCACTTGTGCTATGTCTGGACGAAAAAGACTATCCAAATCTACAGAAGCTTTATGAAAAAGGAATTACAAATGGGGTAAAGAAGCTTCGGATTTTGAATCATGATGAAGTGCTGGAGATGGAACCAAATGTGTCTGAAAATGTGTACGCAGCTCTGTACGCGCCAACCGGTGGAATTGTGTGTCCGTTTAATATGACGATTGCTTTTGCGGAAAATGCCTGTGTCAATGGAGTGGAGTTTCGTTTTGATACAGAAGTATTAAACATTTCACGGATTTCTTCTGGTACAGAGAACTGGAAAATTGAAACAACTAGTGGTACTTATGAAACAAAATGTATTATTAATGCAGCTGGAGTCTATGCTGATCGTTTTCATAATATGGTCAGCGAAAAGAAAATTCATATTATACCACGTAAAGGTGAATACTGTCTCCTTGACAAAAGTGCGGGCAGCCATGTGAGTCATACAGTTTTTGCACTCCCGGGAAAATTTGGCAAAGGTGTTCTGGTTACGCCTACTGTTCATGGAAATCTGCTGATTGGTCCAACTGCACAGGATATTGAAAATAAAGAAGGAACAAATACAACAAGAGATGGGCTGGATCAGGTACTTATCAAATCCTCCAACAGCGTCAGAAATATTCCGACAAGACAGGTGATCACATCTTTTGCAGGTCTTCGAGCCCATGAAGACGGAGATGATTTTATTATTGGAGAAACGGAAAAAGATTTTATAGACTGTGCCGGAATTGAATCCCCGGGATTATCCAGTGCACCGGCAATCGGAGAAATGGTTGCAGATATTCTTAAGAAAAAATATGACCTGAAAGAAAAAGTAAACTTTGTATCAACAAGAAAAGGTATTGCTGACCTGAATGCAATGTCGCTTGAAGAGAGAAACGAATATATTCGTCGCAATCCGGCTTATGGAAATATTATTTGCCGATGTGAAATGGTAAGCGAAGGGGAAATTATTGATGCGATCAAAAGACCTGTTGGAGCCAGATCCCTTGATGGTGTCAAACGACGTACCAGAGCAGGCATGGGACGATGTCAGGCAGGCTTCTGTTCACCGAGAACAATGGGGATTCTTGCGAGAGAACTTGAAACTCCAATTGGAAAAATTACAAAATGTGGCGGAGATTCCAGAATCATTGAAGGCGTAAATAAAGATTCATTTCAGGAGGGAAACAAATGA
- the glpK gene encoding glycerol kinase GlpK has protein sequence MNKYIMALDAGTTSNRCILFNEKGEMCSVTQREFHQYFPKPGWVEHDADEIWASMLGVAVEAMNMIGAEACDIAAIGITNQRETAIVWDKNTGDPIYHAIVWQCRRTSEYCDSLKAKGLTDKFRMKTGLVIDAYFSATKVKWILDNVPGAREKAERGDLLFGTVETWLIWKLTKGAVHITDYSNASRTMLFNINTLQWDDEILEELNIPKSMLPTPKPSSCIYGTADPSFLGGPIPIAGAAGDQQSALFGQTCFQPGEAKNTYGTGCFLLMNTGEKPVFSENGLVTTIAWGLDGKVNYALEGSIFVAGAAIQWLRDEMRLIDSAEDSEYMAKKVKDTNGCYVVPAFTGLGAPHWDQYARGTIVGITRGVNKYHIIRATLDSLAYQVNDVLQSMRADSGIQLASLKVDGGASANDFLMQTQADIINAPVNRPRCVETTAMGAAYLAGLAVKYWTSKEEVLQNWTIDKTFIPEITDEARSKRIRGWEKAVKYAYGWARDEEN, from the coding sequence ATGAACAAATATATTATGGCGCTGGATGCGGGGACAACCAGCAATCGTTGTATCTTATTTAACGAAAAAGGAGAAATGTGCAGCGTGACACAGCGTGAATTTCACCAGTATTTTCCGAAGCCAGGCTGGGTAGAGCATGATGCGGATGAAATCTGGGCAAGCATGCTTGGTGTAGCAGTTGAAGCGATGAATATGATTGGAGCAGAGGCATGCGATATTGCGGCAATTGGTATTACGAATCAGCGTGAAACTGCAATTGTCTGGGATAAAAACACCGGTGATCCAATCTATCATGCAATCGTATGGCAGTGCCGCAGGACATCTGAGTATTGTGATTCTCTGAAAGCAAAGGGACTCACCGATAAATTCCGTATGAAGACCGGGCTGGTGATCGATGCGTATTTTTCAGCAACTAAGGTAAAATGGATTTTGGATAATGTACCGGGAGCCAGAGAAAAAGCAGAACGTGGAGACCTTCTTTTTGGAACAGTCGAAACCTGGCTGATCTGGAAACTGACCAAGGGTGCAGTACATATTACAGATTATTCCAACGCATCCCGAACAATGTTGTTTAATATCAATACGCTGCAGTGGGATGATGAAATACTTGAAGAACTGAATATCCCCAAATCTATGCTTCCGACACCAAAACCGTCCAGTTGTATTTATGGTACGGCAGATCCTTCTTTCCTGGGAGGACCAATTCCGATTGCAGGAGCTGCAGGAGACCAGCAGTCTGCATTGTTCGGACAGACTTGTTTCCAGCCAGGCGAAGCAAAAAATACATATGGTACCGGCTGCTTTCTTCTGATGAATACGGGTGAGAAACCTGTTTTTTCCGAAAATGGCCTGGTTACGACAATTGCCTGGGGCCTGGATGGCAAAGTGAATTATGCGTTGGAAGGTTCGATTTTTGTTGCAGGAGCTGCAATCCAGTGGCTTCGAGATGAAATGCGTCTGATTGATTCTGCTGAGGATTCGGAATATATGGCAAAGAAAGTCAAAGATACAAATGGTTGTTATGTTGTGCCAGCTTTTACCGGGTTGGGAGCTCCACACTGGGATCAGTATGCGAGGGGGACGATCGTTGGAATTACCCGTGGGGTAAATAAATATCACATCATCCGTGCGACGCTGGACTCTCTTGCATATCAGGTAAATGATGTGCTACAGTCCATGAGAGCAGATTCCGGTATTCAACTGGCTTCACTTAAGGTAGATGGAGGAGCCAGTGCGAATGACTTTTTGATGCAGACGCAGGCAGATATCATTAACGCTCCGGTCAATCGTCCACGATGCGTAGAGACAACGGCCATGGGTGCTGCTTATCTGGCAGGGCTTGCTGTCAAATACTGGACCAGCAAGGAAGAAGTCCTTCAGAATTGGACAATTGATAAGACCTTTATCCCAGAGATCACAGATGAAGCGCGAAGTAAACGCATTCGTGGATGGGAGAAAGCAGTCAAATATGCCTACGGATGGGCACGTGATGAAGAAAACTGA
- a CDS encoding glycerol-3-phosphate responsive antiterminator — protein sequence MERIFWEAVEENPIIAAVKNMEDLEKCCSLSDIHVVFILFGDICSIADIVQKVKEAGKIAMIHVDLIGGLSTREIAVEFLKNNTEADGIITTKPALVRKARELSMYTVLRYFLLDSMAYENILSQQHSVHPDFIEVLPGAMPKVIHRLCAEIKVPVIAGGLITDKESVMGALTAGATAVSSTNHKVWNL from the coding sequence ATGGAACGTATATTCTGGGAGGCAGTAGAAGAAAACCCAATCATAGCAGCAGTGAAAAATATGGAAGATCTGGAGAAGTGTTGCAGCCTTTCAGATATACATGTGGTGTTTATTTTATTTGGAGATATCTGTTCTATTGCCGACATTGTACAAAAGGTTAAAGAAGCGGGTAAGATTGCGATGATCCATGTTGACCTGATCGGAGGATTAAGTACGAGAGAAATTGCTGTTGAATTTCTAAAGAATAATACAGAAGCTGATGGAATCATTACGACAAAGCCGGCATTGGTCCGAAAGGCCAGAGAACTTTCTATGTATACGGTACTTCGTTATTTCCTTTTGGATTCGATGGCATACGAGAATATTCTTTCACAGCAGCACAGTGTACATCCTGATTTCATTGAAGTTCTTCCAGGTGCAATGCCAAAAGTTATACATAGACTGTGTGCTGAAATCAAAGTGCCTGTGATCGCCGGAGGTCTGATCACTGACAAAGAATCCGTGATGGGAGCCCTCACTGCCGGAGCGACAGCCGTCTCTTCAACCAATCATAAAGTGTGGAATTTGTAA